A DNA window from Streptomyces parvus contains the following coding sequences:
- a CDS encoding glycoside hydrolase family 6 protein: MSGRSTVPRALPRTVRVLSVLALATALTAGCSAAPEPRVTGAAEEGDGLVRGEPAPSAASPFWVDPNSDAARQVRAWEKEGRDAEAKILRRISERPVADWPAWDDPAPGIRAAVRSAARTKKTVVLVAYNIPHRDCGLYSAGGAKDADAYRSWIGEFADAVGDAPATVILEPDALPHIADGCTPPEHHAERYQLLSEAVDTLGALPNTKVYLDAGNPDWIDEPAKMAQPLRQAGVDRADGFSLNVSNFQSNAGVKTYAGELSDAVGGSHFVIDTSRNGNGPLSGGREEAWCNPPGRGLGTPPTTDTGDDRLDAYLWIKRPGDSDGTCRGGPPAGEWWPEYALGLARRAAS; this comes from the coding sequence ATGTCCGGCCGCAGCACCGTCCCGCGCGCTCTCCCCCGTACCGTCCGTGTCCTATCCGTCCTCGCCCTGGCCACCGCCCTCACCGCGGGGTGCTCGGCGGCCCCGGAGCCGCGCGTCACCGGGGCCGCCGAGGAGGGGGACGGACTCGTCCGGGGGGAACCCGCCCCGAGCGCGGCCTCCCCGTTCTGGGTCGACCCGAACAGCGACGCGGCCCGCCAGGTGCGCGCCTGGGAGAAGGAGGGGCGCGACGCGGAGGCGAAGATCCTGCGGCGGATCTCCGAGCGGCCGGTGGCCGACTGGCCCGCGTGGGACGACCCCGCCCCGGGGATCCGGGCCGCCGTGCGGTCCGCCGCCCGCACGAAGAAGACCGTCGTGCTCGTGGCGTACAACATCCCGCACCGCGACTGCGGGCTGTACTCCGCGGGCGGCGCGAAGGACGCGGACGCCTACCGTTCCTGGATCGGGGAGTTCGCCGACGCCGTCGGGGACGCGCCCGCGACCGTGATCCTGGAGCCGGACGCCCTCCCCCACATCGCGGACGGCTGCACCCCGCCCGAGCACCACGCCGAGCGCTACCAGCTCCTCTCCGAGGCGGTGGACACGCTGGGGGCCCTCCCGAACACCAAGGTCTACCTGGACGCGGGCAACCCGGACTGGATCGACGAGCCGGCCAAGATGGCGCAACCGCTGCGGCAGGCGGGCGTCGACCGGGCCGACGGCTTCTCGCTGAACGTCTCCAACTTCCAGTCGAACGCCGGCGTGAAGACGTACGCGGGAGAGCTCTCCGACGCCGTGGGCGGCTCGCACTTCGTGATCGACACCAGTCGCAACGGCAACGGCCCCCTGTCCGGGGGCCGTGAGGAAGCCTGGTGCAATCCGCCGGGCCGGGGGCTCGGCACGCCCCCCACCACCGACACCGGCGACGACCGGCTCGACGCCTACCTGTGGATCAAGCGGCCCGGCGACTCCGACGGCACCTGCCGGGGCGGCCCGCCGGCCGGCGAGTGGTGGCCGGAGTACGCCCTCGGCCTCGCCCGCCGCGCCGCCTCCTGA
- a CDS encoding DUF5937 family protein has protein sequence MPFQLHFGESDLLRCRFALSPLFETQEAVRTLARRHRHGYHLPWLRRIRTAAASLDLEPLWLLMPDGGHNPDFICPPPIGPFATFDEEIAGVRAVDPEVARADMALALAERPRARESATGRRLLADPARAVHELADLLEQAWRTLIEPHWPRLRALLEADIAYHSRRLADSGLEGLLGEVSTQLSWNGSTLTVKGTRGDHEQVLGGQGLVLMPSVFVWPEVVGGHLEPWQPGLIYPARGIGGLWSEAGERTPETLARLLGRVRADVLCALDEPAGTSTLAHRLGLAASSVSAHLSVLRGAGLLTSRRYGHQVLYERTPLGIALAASE, from the coding sequence CGTTCCAGCTGCACTTCGGGGAGAGCGACCTGTTGCGCTGCCGGTTCGCCCTGTCGCCGCTCTTCGAGACCCAGGAGGCCGTGCGCACCCTGGCCCGTCGTCACCGGCACGGCTACCACCTGCCCTGGCTCCGGCGGATCCGTACGGCGGCCGCCTCCCTCGACCTCGAACCGCTGTGGCTGCTGATGCCGGACGGCGGCCACAACCCGGACTTCATCTGCCCGCCGCCGATCGGCCCGTTCGCCACCTTCGACGAGGAGATCGCGGGCGTCCGGGCGGTCGACCCGGAGGTGGCGCGGGCGGACATGGCGCTGGCGCTGGCGGAACGGCCCCGCGCCCGGGAATCCGCGACGGGCCGGCGCCTGCTGGCCGATCCGGCACGGGCCGTGCACGAGCTGGCCGATCTGCTGGAGCAGGCCTGGCGGACCCTGATCGAGCCGCACTGGCCCCGGTTGCGGGCTCTGCTGGAGGCCGACATCGCCTACCACTCCCGCCGCCTGGCCGACAGCGGCCTGGAAGGGCTGCTGGGCGAGGTGAGCACCCAGCTGAGCTGGAACGGTTCGACGCTCACCGTGAAGGGGACGCGGGGCGACCACGAACAGGTGCTGGGCGGCCAGGGGCTGGTGCTGATGCCGAGCGTCTTCGTCTGGCCCGAGGTGGTGGGCGGCCACCTGGAACCCTGGCAGCCCGGGCTGATCTACCCGGCGCGCGGGATCGGCGGGCTGTGGAGCGAGGCCGGGGAGCGGACGCCGGAGACCCTCGCCCGGCTGCTGGGCCGGGTCCGGGCCGATGTGCTGTGCGCGCTGGACGAACCGGCCGGGACGAGCACGCTGGCGCACCGGCTGGGCCTGGCCGCCTCGTCCGTGTCGGCCCATCTCTCCGTGCTGCGCGGGGCGGGGCTGCTGACCTCGCGGCGTTACGGGCACCAAGTGCTGTACGAGCGCACGCCGCTGGGGATCGCGCTGGCCGCCTCGGAGTGA
- a CDS encoding galactose oxidase-like domain-containing protein, which translates to MAYRPSKKTRKTLLGGGAVVLLAGLNAPAALSFAEDRYHAYKIDQPAYKAEYGSWEQVDIPKEYRTNAIHAALLHTGKVLIVAGSGNDEQHFDEGTFDTVLWDPAENTFQKIPTPEDFFCGGHAQLPDGRLLIAGGTARYEVLDDKVKRAAGGMRVKNENPDKPLKLKKGTVFRSPSGVEYRARFDVTVPKAKREFEVDYFESGQMKPWKTKVTAAEQRVFVEAVNEGPDAVATDAAQYEIVGLKGKEADNAYGLAEKITMDKQDFQGIRAAYEFDPTAEKYIRVDPMKEARWYPTLVGLEDGRVLSVSGLDDVGAILPGDNEIYDPKTKKWGKGPFHYFPTYPALFLTKGGKLFYPGANAGYGPADKGREPGIWDLKKNTFTKVPGLTDTDQLETAASLMLPPVQDQKVMVLGGGGVGESKKSTARTAVIDLKQDNPAFEAGPDLPQGTRYLNSVIMPDDTVFTSGGSEDYRGRGDSNILKAQSYDPKTNTFKEAAEPTVGRNYHSEALLLPDGRVATFGSDSLYGDKDNTKLGKFEQRMEVYTPPALHRGKDKRPVIGNGPENAERGTTVTYESADADRVATARLMRPSAVTHTTDVEQRSIELGLKKAGGKLSVTVPDDPTLVPPGWYMLFVTDTDGVPSEAKWVKIA; encoded by the coding sequence ATGGCCTACCGGCCCTCGAAGAAGACGAGGAAGACGCTCCTGGGCGGCGGCGCGGTGGTGCTGCTCGCCGGGCTGAACGCTCCCGCCGCGCTGTCCTTCGCCGAGGACAGGTACCACGCGTACAAGATCGACCAGCCGGCGTACAAGGCGGAGTACGGCTCCTGGGAGCAGGTGGACATCCCGAAGGAGTACCGCACCAACGCGATCCACGCGGCGCTCCTGCACACCGGCAAGGTGCTGATCGTCGCGGGCTCCGGCAACGACGAGCAGCACTTCGACGAGGGCACCTTCGACACCGTGCTGTGGGATCCGGCCGAGAACACCTTCCAGAAGATCCCCACCCCGGAGGACTTCTTCTGCGGCGGCCACGCCCAGCTCCCCGACGGCCGCCTCCTGATCGCGGGCGGCACCGCCCGCTACGAGGTGCTCGACGACAAGGTGAAGCGGGCCGCCGGCGGCATGCGGGTCAAGAACGAGAACCCGGACAAGCCGCTGAAACTGAAGAAGGGCACGGTCTTCCGCTCGCCGTCGGGTGTCGAGTACCGGGCCAGGTTCGACGTCACCGTGCCCAAGGCGAAGCGCGAGTTCGAGGTCGACTACTTCGAGAGCGGCCAGATGAAGCCGTGGAAGACCAAGGTGACCGCCGCCGAGCAGCGGGTCTTCGTCGAGGCGGTGAACGAAGGGCCGGACGCGGTGGCGACGGATGCCGCCCAGTACGAGATCGTCGGGCTCAAGGGCAAGGAGGCCGACAACGCGTACGGCCTCGCCGAGAAGATCACCATGGACAAGCAGGACTTCCAGGGGATCCGGGCCGCCTACGAGTTCGACCCGACGGCGGAGAAGTACATCAGGGTCGACCCCATGAAGGAGGCCCGCTGGTACCCGACGCTCGTCGGTCTTGAGGACGGCCGGGTGCTCTCCGTCTCCGGTCTCGACGACGTCGGCGCGATCCTGCCGGGCGACAACGAGATCTACGACCCGAAGACCAAGAAGTGGGGCAAGGGCCCCTTCCACTACTTCCCGACCTACCCGGCGCTGTTCCTCACCAAGGGCGGCAAGCTCTTCTACCCGGGTGCCAACGCCGGTTACGGCCCGGCGGACAAGGGGCGCGAGCCCGGGATCTGGGACCTGAAGAAGAACACCTTCACCAAGGTGCCCGGCCTCACCGACACCGACCAGCTGGAGACGGCGGCCTCGCTGATGCTGCCGCCCGTGCAGGACCAGAAGGTGATGGTGCTGGGCGGCGGCGGGGTCGGCGAGTCCAAGAAGTCCACGGCCCGCACGGCCGTCATCGACCTCAAACAGGACAACCCGGCCTTCGAGGCGGGCCCCGACCTGCCGCAGGGCACGCGCTATCTGAACAGCGTGATCATGCCCGACGACACCGTCTTCACCAGCGGCGGATCCGAGGACTACCGGGGCCGCGGGGACAGCAACATCCTGAAGGCGCAGTCCTACGACCCGAAGACCAACACCTTCAAGGAAGCCGCCGAGCCGACGGTGGGCCGCAACTACCACTCCGAGGCGCTGCTGCTGCCCGACGGCCGGGTGGCGACCTTCGGCTCCGACTCCCTCTACGGCGACAAGGACAACACCAAGCTCGGCAAGTTCGAGCAGCGCATGGAGGTCTACACCCCGCCCGCCCTGCACCGCGGCAAGGACAAGCGCCCGGTGATCGGCAACGGCCCCGAGAACGCCGAGCGCGGCACGACGGTCACCTACGAGAGCGCCGACGCGGACCGCGTCGCCACCGCCCGGCTGATGCGGCCGAGCGCCGTCACCCACACCACCGACGTGGAACAGCGCTCCATCGAGCTGGGCCTGAAGAAGGCCGGCGGCAAGCTGAGCGTCACGGTCCCGGACGACCCCACGCTCGTGCCGCCCGGCTGGTACATGCTCTTCGTCACCGACACCGACGGCGTTCCCTCCGAAGCGAAATGGGTCAAGATCGCCTGA